Below is a window of Candidatus Krumholzibacteriia bacterium DNA.
GCTCGTTCGTGCTCGGGATAGTTGTCGATGAGCGACCGGTAGTACTCCAGCTTGGCGTGCTTGTTCATGCTCTCGCCGGCCAGCTGGTACAGCTCCTCGGCGGTCCGCTTCTCCTGCTGGTCGAACTCGCCGAAACGCTGCACGCCGTGCCGGGTTTCCAACTCGGCCAGGGTGTCTTCGTAGGCCTCCTGCTGGAAGCGCGGCTTCAGTTCGCGCTCGATGCGGTCACGCACCTCGTCGAAGGTCTGGACCTGGCCGTCGTAGCGCGGACCGGTCTTGATGATGTGCCAGTTCTCGCCGATCCGGACCGGTGGGTTCGTCGTCTCGGCCGGAAGGTCGAAGACGATGTCGGTGAATTCCTCGTCGAAGCCGCGCCCGAGCACGTAGCCGTCGGGGTTGACCCAGCCGAGGGTGCCGTGATCGTCCTTCGTCTGCTCGTCCTCGCTGTACTTCGCGGCCATCCGGGTGAAGTTCGCCCCCTCCTGCAACTCCTCCCAGGCTTCCTGGATCTCTTCCTGGTTCGCGTTCTGGATGTGGTGCACGAGTACCCGACCCATCATCCGGTAGTTGTCCTGGAAGTTCTCGTAGTGTTCGCGCAGCGCCGCCTCGGGAACCTGGAGCTGATCCTGGAAGTGCTTCTGGTAGTAGGCGCGGAAGAGCTGCTCGCGACGCAGCTCGTCGAGCTTCCACCGGGTCTCGCGCTCGCGGTGCAGGTTCTCGGTCTCGGCCTCGATCGAGACGAGCATCTCTCCGACCAGTGCGTCGAGGAAACGCGTCTGCCAGTCCTCTCCGCTGAA
It encodes the following:
- a CDS encoding peptidyl-prolyl cis-trans isomerase — its product is FSGEDWQTRFLDALVGEMLVSIEAETENLHRERETRWKLDELRREQLFRAYYQKHFQDQLQVPEAALREHYENFQDNYRMMGRVLVHHIQNANQEEIQEAWEELQEGANFTRMAAKYSEDEQTKDDHGTLGWVNPDGYVLGRGFDEEFTDIVFDLPAETTNPPVRIGENWHIIKTGPRYDGQVQTFDEVRDRIERELKPRFQQEAYEDTLAELETRHGVQRFGEFDQQEKRTAEELYQLAGESMNKHAKLEYYRSLIDNYPEHERADDALFMAGFVASEELFSAGEAAMFFRRLLDDYPDSEFVEDAQYMLGNLGGVQSALREGGMPKSAEEAVDRIETLR